The sequence CACCGGGTCGGCGGCGCCCGGGTCGAACTCGGTGGAGTTCGCGCCCTCGATCCCGGCGAGGTTGCGGGCCGCCTCGATGACCACGCACTGGAGGCCCAGGCACAGGCCCAGCAGCGGCAGCTTGTTCTCGCGGGCGTAGGTGATGGCGCCGACCTTGCCGTCGACACCGCGGTCGCCGAAGCCGCCGGGGATGCAGACCGCATCGCAGTCGGAGAGCTGCTCGGCGGCGCCCGCGGGCGTCTTGCAGTCGTCGGAGGTGACCCACTTCAGCTTCACGCGGGTCTTGTTCGCGAAGCCGCCGGCGCGCAGCGCCTCGGTCACCGAGAGGTAGGCGTCGGGCAGGTCGATGTACTTGCCGACCAGCGCGACCTTGACCTCGTGGTCGGGGTTGTGGACGCGGTCGAGCAGGTCCTCCCACTGGGTCCAGTTCACATCGCGGAAGGGCAGGTCCAGCTTCCGCACGACATAGGCGTCCAGGCCCTCGGTGTGCAGGACCTTGGGGATGTCGTAGATCGAGGGGGCGTCGATGGCGGCGACCACCGCGGCCTCGTCGACGTCGCACATCAGCGAGATCTTGCGCTTGATCGCGGTGGGCACCTCGCGGTCGGCGCGCAGCACGATCGCGTCGGGCTGGATACCGATGTTGCGCAGCGCCGCGACCGAGTGCTGGGTCGGCTTGGTCTTCAGCTCACCGGACGGGCCGATGTAGGGGAGCAGCGAGATGTGCACGACGAAGACGTTGTCCCGGCCGACCTCGTGGCGGACCTGGCGGACGGTCTCCAGGAACGGCAGCGACTCGATGTCGCCGACCGTGCCGCCGACCTCGGTGATGACGACGTCGACGTCCTCGGTCGCCATCCGCCGGATGCGGTGCTTGATCTCGTTGGTGATGTGCGGGATGACCTGCACGGTGTCGCCGAGGTACTCGCC is a genomic window of Streptomyces gilvosporeus containing:
- a CDS encoding CTP synthase; translated protein: MTPSASRKNAATTTKHLFVTGGVASSLGKGLTASSLGALLKARGLRVTMQKLDPYLNVDPGTMNPFQHGEVFVTNDGAETDLDIGHYERFLDVDLDGSANVTTGQVYNTVIAKERRGEYLGDTVQVIPHITNEIKHRIRRMATEDVDVVITEVGGTVGDIESLPFLETVRQVRHEVGRDNVFVVHISLLPYIGPSGELKTKPTQHSVAALRNIGIQPDAIVLRADREVPTAIKRKISLMCDVDEAAVVAAIDAPSIYDIPKVLHTEGLDAYVVRKLDLPFRDVNWTQWEDLLDRVHNPDHEVKVALVGKYIDLPDAYLSVTEALRAGGFANKTRVKLKWVTSDDCKTPAGAAEQLSDCDAVCIPGGFGDRGVDGKVGAITYARENKLPLLGLCLGLQCVVIEAARNLAGIEGANSTEFDPGAADPVISTMAEQLDIVAGEGDMGGTMRLGMYPAKLAEGSIVREVYAGKEYVEERHRHRYEVNNAYRGELEKKAGLQFSGTSPDNKLVEYVEYPREVHPYLVATQAHPELRSRPTRPHPLFAGLVKAAVARKTGVAK